In one window of Hevea brasiliensis isolate MT/VB/25A 57/8 chromosome 10, ASM3005281v1, whole genome shotgun sequence DNA:
- the LOC110651831 gene encoding cytochrome P450 81Q32 — MEPALLISSSVSILFLLLLWLHTTRRARNLKLPPSPPALPVLGHLHLLKQPFHRTLHNLSQKYGSIFSLQLGTYSVIVVSSMSAVEECFTKNDIVLANRPPLIMGKYLSYNHTTLGTAPYGDHWRNLRRICALEILSTNRLNKFVGIRRDEIKIFLEKIYRVSSQDFAKVELRPMLSELTFNIITRMVTGKRYCSGEDATQIDEANQFREMIREIFIYAEASYPGDFLPILQWFDYQGYTKKVKELAKRNDVLLQGLIDGHRNEKGRNSMISHLLSLQESQPEYYTDEIIKGLVVDIVFAGTESSALTLEWAMSNLLNNPQVLEKAKKELDFEIGQESLMDESDVSKLPYLQSIILETLRLHPAGPLLLPHLSHSDCTIQGYDVPSNTIVFVNAWAIHRDPQLWDDAGKFKPERFEGAQGEPYNSKFLPFGLGRRACPGMGLANRVIGFTLGCMIQCFEWMRVNAQEVDMTEGIGLTMPKAKPLEAMCKARDIMKIS; from the exons ATGGAACCTGCCTTGTTGATCAGTTCCTCTGTATCGATTCTCTTCCTCCTCCTCCTTTGGTTACACACAACTAGAAGAGCAAGAAATCTGAAACTTCCGCCAAGCCCGCCTGCTCTTCCAGTTCTTGGTCATCTCCATCTTCTCAAGCAACCGTTTCACCGCACTCTTCACAATCTTTCTCAGAAATATGGTTCCATCTTCTCTCTCCAGCTGGGAACCTACTCTGTAATCGTTGTGTCGTCTATGTCAGCTGTCGAAGAATGCTTCACCAAAAATGATATAGTTCTCGCGAATCGCCCTCCCCTCATCATGGGAAAGTACCTGAGCTACAACCACACCACCCTTGGCACAGCCCCCTATGGTGACCATTGGCGCAACCTTCGCCGGATATGTGCTCTTGAAATCTTGTCAACCAATCGTCTCAATAAATTTGTAGGCATCCGAAGAGACGAGATCAAGATTTTCCTTGAGAAAATCTATCGTGTTTCTAGCCAAGATTTTGCCAAGGTAGAGCTGAGACCAATGCTTTCAGAACTAACTTTTAATATAATTACGCGAATGGTCACAGGGAAGAGATATTGTAGCGGTGAGGATGCAACACAAATCGATGAGGCAAACCAGTTTAGGGAGATGATAAGGGAGATTTTTATATATGCAGAGGCTTCATATCCAGGAGATTTCTTGCCAATTTTACAGTGGTTTGATTATCAAGGTTATACGAAGAAAGTGAAGGAACTTGCTAAAAGAAACGATGTGCTGTTGCAAGGTCTCATCGATGGGCATAGAAATGAAAAGGGTAGAAACTCAATGATCAGCCACTTGCTTTCTTTGCAGGAATCGCAGCCGGAATATTATACAGATGAAATTATCAAAGGCCTTGTAGTG GATATCGTATTTGCTGGCACTGAATCATCAGCTCTTACATTAGAATGGGCAATGTCCAACCTGCTTAACAATCCACAAGTGCTtgagaaagctaagaaagagttaGACTTTGAAATTGGTCAAGAAAGCTTAATGGATGAATCAGATGTTTCAAAGTTACCCTATCTTCAGAGCATCATATTAGAGACTCTTCGATTGCATCCTGCAGGTCCACTGCTTCTCCCACATTTGTCACACAGCGACTGCACTATACAAGGATACGATGTGCCAAGCAATACAATAGTATTTGTTAATGCATGGGCTATACACAGGGACCCTCAGCTGTGGGATGATGCAGGGAAATTTAAGCCTGAGAGGTTTGAAGGAGCTCAAGGTGAGCCCTACAACTCCAAGTTCTTGCCATTCGGCCTTGGCAGGAGGGCTTGTCCAGGAATGGGTCTTGCGAATAGGGTTATAGGCTTCACTTTGGGATGTATGATCCAATGCTTTGAATGGATGAGGGTAAATGCTCAAGAAGTTGACATGACTGAAGGGATTGGGCTCACAATGCCTAAGGCTAAGCCGCTGGAGGCCATGTGCAAAGCACGTGATATCATGAAAATTTCATAA